From Lolium perenne isolate Kyuss_39 chromosome 5, Kyuss_2.0, whole genome shotgun sequence, a single genomic window includes:
- the LOC139831468 gene encoding BTB/POZ and MATH domain-containing protein 1-like codes for MIYDDPSSDATTGLISRTILERSGYLSNDAFSVRCEFRVPVNVAETVLLPTEEPPPSSPTPNHEHAEALIRFITNDVPTDVTLEVGGETFWAHRRFLAAQSSVFAALFTGPMRENTAPSVRIDDMEPLVFKAMLDFIYTGNLPPPPEDLEGDNQIAMTQHLLVAADRYDLQRLKSICAEKLSAHIDMSTVATTLDLAQRHRCHELKDACFDFLAQTKGNLKAILKSDGFEQLITDYPLVIVELLARVAPLPH; via the coding sequence atgatctatgacgaTCCATCAAGTGACGCAACCACGGGACTCATCAGCAGAACGATCCTGGAGCGCTCGGGTTACCTCAGCAACGATGCCTTCAGCGTCAGGTGCGAGTTCCGCGTGCCCGTAAACGTCGCGGAGACCGTCCTGCTGCCGACCGAGGAGCCACCGCCAAGCAGTCCGACTCCGAATCATGAACATGCCGAGGCTCTTATCCGCTTCATCACCAACGACGTGCCGACGGACGTGACCCTCGAGGTTGGCGGTGAGACCTTCTGGGCGCACAGGCGTTTCCTCGCCGCTCAGTCCTCGGTGTTCGCGGCATTATTCACTGGGCCGATGAGGGAGAACACCGCCCCTTCTGTCCGGATCGACGACATGGAACCACTCGTGTTCAAGGCTATGCTCGACTTCATCTACACGGGCAACCTGCCACCACCTCCCGAGGACCTCGAGGGCGACAACCAAATTGCCATGACTCAGCACCTTCTTGTGGCCGCGGATAGGTACGACCTCCAGAGGCTCAAGTCCATCTGTGCGGAGAAGCTAAGCGCACACATTGATATGAGTACGGTGGCTACTACTCTCGACCTGGCTCAGCGGCACCGTTGCCACGAGCTCAAGGACGCATGCTTTGATTTCCTTGCTCAGACCAAAGGCAATCTCAAAGCAATTCTCAAGAGCGACGGCTTTGAGCAACTCATCACCGATTACCCCTTAGTTATAGTGGAGCTATTAGCCCGGGTTGCTCCCTTACCTCATTGA